A genomic segment from Anaerolineae bacterium encodes:
- a CDS encoding DUF2961 domain-containing protein has protein sequence MAVFKGSPLGELARIRNVRTRRVSSWDRTGGNDDRLHIAPGQTVTLADIQGAGCINHIWCTIDCQQEHYLRRIVLRMRWDNEPGYSVEVPIGDFFGVGHALTTNYVSLPLQMSPADGKAFNCFFPMPFAERALIEVENECDVEVLFYYYIDYEIHPAIDSDLGRFHAQWRRQNPCDGIPDADMTNPEWSFGGVNLDGRGNYVILEAQGQGHYVGCNLSIHNLRRGEGMDWPEGVPWPLRMEDFRVHGDKILKCFNWYGEGDDMIFIDGEVWPPSLHGTGTEDYFNTAWCPAVEYSAPYHGITLAGDENWSGKISLYRFHIEDPICFQQSIRVTIEHGHANRRSDDYASTAYWYQHEPHLPFPPLLPVARRLPRPD, from the coding sequence ATGGCTGTGTTCAAAGGAAGCCCGCTGGGCGAACTGGCTCGAATCCGCAATGTGCGCACCCGGCGCGTTTCCAGCTGGGATCGTACGGGCGGTAATGACGATCGCCTGCATATCGCGCCGGGGCAGACCGTGACCCTGGCGGATATCCAGGGTGCAGGTTGCATCAACCATATCTGGTGCACCATCGATTGCCAGCAGGAGCATTACCTGCGCCGGATCGTGCTGCGCATGCGCTGGGACAATGAGCCGGGGTATTCGGTTGAAGTGCCGATCGGGGACTTCTTTGGTGTGGGCCATGCCCTGACCACCAACTACGTTTCGCTGCCGCTGCAGATGAGTCCGGCGGATGGCAAGGCGTTTAACTGTTTCTTCCCCATGCCGTTTGCAGAGCGTGCCCTGATCGAGGTGGAGAACGAGTGCGATGTCGAGGTGCTGTTTTACTACTACATCGACTACGAGATCCATCCTGCCATCGACTCCGATCTGGGGCGCTTCCATGCCCAGTGGCGACGCCAGAATCCCTGCGACGGTATTCCAGACGCCGATATGACGAATCCGGAGTGGTCTTTTGGCGGCGTGAACCTGGACGGTCGCGGCAACTACGTGATTCTGGAGGCGCAGGGGCAAGGCCACTATGTGGGCTGCAACCTCAGCATCCATAACCTGCGCCGGGGTGAGGGTATGGACTGGCCGGAAGGCGTCCCCTGGCCGCTACGGATGGAAGACTTCCGTGTCCACGGTGACAAGATTCTCAAGTGCTTCAACTGGTATGGCGAAGGCGACGACATGATCTTCATCGATGGTGAGGTCTGGCCGCCGAGCCTGCATGGCACCGGCACAGAGGACTATTTCAACACTGCCTGGTGCCCGGCGGTTGAGTACAGTGCACCGTATCATGGCATCACCCTGGCCGGGGACGAAAACTGGTCGGGCAAGATCTCGCTGTACCGTTTCCACATCGAGGATCCGATCTGCTTTCAGCAGTCGATCCGGGTGACGATCGAACACGGCCACGCCAATCGCCGCTCGGACGATTACGCCAGCACGGCGTACTGGTACCAGCACGAACCGCACTTGCCATTCCCGCCGCTGCTGCCGGTCGCCCGGCGCCTGCCGCGCCCGGACTAG
- a CDS encoding alcohol dehydrogenase catalytic domain-containing protein, producing MKQAVMTAPGQIVIHDVPRPAIQDHQILLRTRRIGVCGSDIHVWHGKHPYTGYPVVQGHEVSGEIAEVGRAVTGFAVGDHVTFMPQVTCGQCYPCRHGMEHICESLKVMGFQTNGAAQDYFPLDADKVLKLPDSLTLDQGAMIEPISVAAHAIRRGGGAAGKKVIVLGAGTIGNLTAQVARASGAQAVMITDISDYKLELARRCGLDYVINTAEEALEAAIRRNFGPDRADLMLECVGVEDTITQAIACARKGTTIVVVGVFGQKPRVDLGLVQDRELSLVGTLMYQRQDYETAIALASSGKLQLEALISDRFPFDRYTDAYRRIEEAAGRTMKVMIELD from the coding sequence ATGAAACAGGCAGTTATGACCGCACCGGGCCAGATCGTCATTCATGATGTCCCCCGCCCGGCCATCCAGGATCACCAGATCCTCCTGCGAACCCGACGCATCGGAGTCTGCGGCTCCGATATCCACGTCTGGCACGGCAAACACCCCTATACCGGCTACCCCGTCGTCCAGGGTCATGAAGTCTCCGGCGAGATCGCTGAGGTGGGCCGCGCGGTAACCGGCTTCGCCGTCGGGGATCACGTTACCTTCATGCCACAGGTCACCTGCGGGCAGTGCTACCCCTGCCGCCACGGGATGGAACACATCTGTGAATCGCTGAAGGTGATGGGCTTTCAGACGAATGGGGCCGCACAGGACTACTTTCCACTGGACGCGGACAAAGTCCTTAAGCTACCGGACAGCCTGACCCTGGATCAGGGAGCCATGATCGAGCCGATCTCGGTTGCCGCGCACGCCATCCGGCGCGGCGGCGGGGCAGCGGGCAAGAAAGTGATCGTGCTGGGGGCTGGCACCATCGGCAACCTGACCGCTCAGGTTGCCCGCGCCTCCGGCGCACAGGCCGTCATGATCACCGACATCAGCGACTACAAGCTAGAGTTGGCCCGGCGCTGCGGCCTGGATTACGTGATCAACACTGCGGAAGAAGCGCTGGAGGCAGCTATCCGCCGCAACTTTGGGCCGGACCGGGCCGATCTCATGCTGGAGTGCGTCGGTGTGGAAGACACGATCACTCAGGCCATTGCCTGCGCCCGTAAGGGCACGACCATTGTCGTGGTTGGCGTGTTCGGGCAGAAGCCGCGTGTTGATCTCGGCCTGGTGCAGGATCGCGAGTTGAGCCTGGTTGGTACGTTAATGTACCAGCGCCAGGACTACGAGACGGCCATCGCCCTGGCCAGCAGTGGCAAGCTACAACTGGAAGCGCTGATCAGCGATCGCTTCCCCTTTGATCGTTACACTGACGCCTACCGGCGCATTGAAGAGGCTGCTGGCCGCACGATGAAGGTCATGATCGAGCTGGACTAG